The Faecalibacterium sp. I3-3-33 DNA window ACCCGGAACAGTCGGCTGAAACGGAAATCGAAGCTGTCCGGGGCGATAAAGTCTTTGGTGGAAAGCCCGGTTTTGGGGATCATATCCCATGAAAACCGGAAGGGGGAGCCGCTGCCGGGGTGGAGTTGCCCGTGAAGAAGCTCCAGCCGTTCCAGCCCCGAAAGGGAACGGCACTTGACGCCCAGCTTTTTGAAGTTCCCGCAAATGTCCGCCTCTACACGTTCCAGCCTTGCCCTGGCGGTGGGAAGGTCGTCCACGTTCACGCCGAAGGTCAGGAGCTTTGTGCGGACAATGCCGTTGTTGCTTTTGGCGATCTGGTTTTCCAGCATTTCCACATACTCACACCGGACGCTGTTGTAATCATCGTCCTGCATGGGGATGTTCACGCTGTACCGGCTGCCCGGGCGGCTCCGGTGGTTGAGGAAGGAAAGCTGGAACGGAAGGCTGCTGTCAAAGTAGTTGAGGCAGGCGCTCCACCCGTCAAAGATGGCTGCCTGATCTTCGGACTGTGCGAGCTGGTAGTTGATGTCCTCGTATTCAATGGTTTTGGTGTAATAGCGGTCCGCTACCCGGCACACCCCGTCCCGGTACATTTCCCGGTAAGGGAGGGTCTGCTGGGCGGTGGTGGGAATGTTCTTTCCTTTCGTGAACAGGCCGGTAAGGCCCTGCTTTTCAGGCTTTCTGCCTGCGGGCTTTCCGGCCCTTCTGCTGTTTCGCAATCGGCTGCGCCTCCTTTCTGGCGCTAAGCAGCGCATAGAAGTTTTCGGTTTTGTAAGGCCGCACACGGGGATAGAGGAACCGGGTGCGGATGATGTTTTTCAGCACTTTTTCCAGCGGCAGACCGTCTCGTTCATACATAGCCAGAAAGAAGAACGGGAGCATGAGGCCGATCATCAGGAACATGGCGGCACTGTTCCCGATACTGCCACGGGAAAACAGGTAAGCCGGGAGGCCCACCGCCGCTGCGCTGGAAAAACAAACAAGCTGGCGCTTCGTTAGGTTGAAGGCCAGCTTTGTCTTGATTTTGGAAAGGTCTTTTGGTACTGGCACATAGGCCATTTTGGTACACCTCCTTTATTGCTTCGGGCCAGCATGGCCCGAGGTTATCTTGCGGCCTCTTTGGCCGGGGTTGTACTGCGGGCGGCTTCGGCGGCCTCTCGTCCGCTCTGCCTTGCCCGCCAGTATTCGGGGTGATACTGCCGGATGGACTGATTGAGTTTTTCTTCAAACTGTTCTTTGTCCTTAATGCGGTCAGGGATGTTCCACAGTTTTTTGTCCAGCAGCTCCCGGAGCACCACACTTTCCTGTGCGTCCTCCTCATAGCAAATATAGCCCTTATCCTTGAAGCCGCACTTTTTCGCCGCCGGGGAGAGGACGGCGGCTACCTCGTTTGCCACCATCGTTCCGCCGTGGCTGGCGGTAGATACCAGAAACACCCCCGGATAGAGGGTTTCACAGCTCTGCACCTCGCCCCACGGGGAGTTTTTCGGCGCATGGAACATTCCGCCCGTCCGGCTCCGGTCCGCCTGCATGAGTGCTGCCTTTTCTAAGATGGCTTTCAGTTCCGGGGAAAAATAGGCATATTCCCGAAGGACACGGGCGGCGTCCCCGCCGCAGGCGTTCATCAACAGGGTATAGGCGTCGCTGTCCGCTTTGGTACAGCGGCCCAGCAGTTTTCCGTCATAGTAGCAGGCCGCGTCATAGCCCGTCCGTTTGCGTGGCATGGTTCCCGCCTCCTTTCTGCTTCGGGCCAGCATGGCCCGAGATCAACGCTCTGCGCTGCGGCTGGGTTTTTCCTTCGGAGGCCGTTCTGCCTTTGCCTGTTCGGCAGCCGCTTTCCCGGCTTTGAGCTGGTCGCTGATAGACGCACGCCCCACAGAGCCGCGCTCCGCCATCTGTTCCAGCTTTGCCTCATAGGCTTGCAGAACAGCGGTATTGAGCTGTTCCCGGAACTCCTTTGTGACAGGGTAGGCCATATCCCGGTAGCCGCCTTTTCCGTCCGGCTGGCTGGGCATCCCAAGAAAGAGGCCCTTGCTGCCCTGTACGATTTTCAGATTTTCCACCACAAAGCAGTCATTGAATTTCACGCTGGCAAAGCCCATCAGATTTTTCACAGGTTCGATGACCCGCACGCTTACATCCAGCTTTATAGGGGCGGCTGGTGTTCCGCCCGCAGTTTTTTCCTGCATGGATTTCTCCTTTCCGCTTCGGGTCAGCATGGCCCGAAGTCTCTTAATGGCAGCCGAAGATGGATTTTGCAAGACTGCCTGTTTTGAATAAGGTAAAACACAGCAACACCGTATATCCCACGCATCCCCAGATCGCCCCGATGGGGTCGCCGTCGGTGGCGATACTCTGGATCAGCACCGCATAGATGGCGACACAGACTAAGATCAATAGACCTTGAAAGCCCACCGCAAAGAGGGAGCGGAAATAGTTCTGCCCCATGTGTCCGGTTTCCCTGTTGGGGACTGTGGCAAACGGGATAGGCGCTAAACTTGTGAGTAAATAAATTTCAATCATACGGCCATATACGATGACGAAAATCACGATGTTTAAGGCAATCATGGTAAGCTGGATCAGGAAGGACTGGAGCCAGAGTCCGAACAGAGGGCCTAACTCCATCGCCTCAAGCTCTGTCCGCAGACTGTCCAGCACATCCGGCGTGATTTCTGTCCCGTTCTGGATAATGCCCGCTGACTGCTGGATCACATGCTGGCTCACATCAAAGACCGCCAGCACGATATTGAAGGTATTCGTCAGGATCATCACAGCCACAAAGGTTTTGAACACCCACTTAAAAAACATCCATGTGTCAACTTCATGGAGGTTGTTGCGTTCTATGAGCATCTGTATCAGTTCATAGGTCATAACAAAAGTGAGGATGACCCCGGCGATTGGCAGAATGGCAGTTTCAGAGATCTGTCGTATCATGGAAAAGACCCCGGCGTTCCAGTCCGCCGGGGTCGTGCCTACCTGTGTGGCGATTTCGCCAACGCTCTGATTGATGTTATCGAAAAGACCGTCCAGATTCCCCATGATACCATCGACGAGCAGACCTTTCAGCCATTCAACGATTGCGTCGATGATAAAGTCCATATATCAGCTCCTTTTCTGGAAAAAGGGACAACGGGTGACATTTAGCTGAACAGCCCGGACAGCAGAGGGATAAGCTGAAGGCCGATCAGAACGACACCGCCGCCCGCCATGAGCTGTTTTATCCCCAATTAGGTGTAAAACTCTGCTCGATGGCGGGCGGCGGCGTACAAAAAATCTATATGGTGTTTTTAAGAGAACCGTCCCGGCGGGACAGGTCAGGCAGTGACCTGTTCCACCTCTGGGATGGGTTTGAGATTAAAATGAATTTCGATAGAAATGTGTCTTGTTTTATCTTCGTCAATGCGCTCATGCACGACGATTTCTTTGATTAAGCGGTTAAGGGTGGCTGCGTCCAGCTCTGTGATGTTGGCATATTCCTGAATGGCTTCCACCCATTGTTTTGCGTCATTGGCAAGCTGGACTTCATCAGACAGCCGCTTTCTGCCCTCTGACACTTTTGTTTTAAGCTCCGTCTGCTCGGTCTGTGTCTTTTCCAGCATGGTGTTGAAATTCTGCTCACTGATACGCCCTGCAATCATATCCTCATAAAGCCGCATGACCATTTTGTCCAGAACCTCAATCCGTTCCTCGTCCCTTGTAAGGGAGCGTTCCATTGCTTCCCGCTGTTCCCGCTGCTCGGCTTCACAGGTATTGGTCAGGCGGTCAGCAACCGCTTCCCCGTCCATCAGGGCAGCTCTGGCACATTCCCGGATTTTCCGCAGCACATGGCTGTAAAGGGTGTCATAGTCAATCCGGTGCTGGGTGCAGTGGTTCTTTCCAAAGGCATTGTAGGTCTTGCAGGAATAAATCTGCTGGGGATGTTTTGCGTTTGTGTAGCGTACCGTCAGCGACTTCCCACACTCGCCGCATTTTAACAGTCCGGCAAACAGGCTGATTTCATTAGTCTGCCCCGGACGCTGGCGGGATTTCAGCTTGTTCTGCACAATATCAAAGCTCATGCGGTCAATCAGCGGTTCATGCTGCCCCTCCACCACAATCCAGTCCTCCGGCTTCTTTTCCCCAATCGTGCCGATTTTGAAACGGTAGTCCTTTTTCTGGGAAGCAATCGCCCCGGTGTAGACGGGATTCATCAAAAGGTCTTTGATAACGGAGAAGTCCCACATATACCGCCCGTTTTCCGGGTCTTTCTTTTCCCATTTGGTGCGGGTATTGCGAAGCCCCCGTTCCCGGTTCCACCATGTGGGGCAGGGGATTTTTTCTTCCTCCAGCCGTCTGCGGATATAGTTCGGACCATGACCGTTCAGGGCATATCCGAAAATCAGCCGCACAATCGGGGCGGTTTCCTCGTCAATGAGCAGATGGTTTTTGTCCTCCGGGTCTTTCCGATACCCAAACGGGGCAAGACACCCGGTAAACTGTCCTTTCTGCGCTTTCAGAAGATAAGAGGAATGGACTTTCTTGGAAATATCCTTGCTGTACATCTCGTTCAGGATATTCTTGAACGGGGCGATGTCGTTGTTATCCCGCAGGGTGTCGATACCGTCATTCATGGCGATATAGCGGACACCGTTTCTTGGGAAAAAGTCCTCAATCAAATGCCCGGTTTGCAGATAGTTCCGCCCCAGTCGGCTGAGGTCTTTCGTGATGACAAGGTTGATTTGCCTGCGCTCAATGGCTCTCAACATTCTCTGTAAATCAGGACGCTCCATATTAAGACCTGTGAAGCCATCGTCCTGATAGACTGCCACAACCTCCCATCCCTGCTTTTCGCAGTATTTTTCCAGCATATCACGCTGATTTGCGATACTGGCACTTTCGCCTTGCAGGTCATCGTCCTTTGACAGTCTGCAATAGACCGCTGCACGATACCCTCCGGCAAGTGCTGAACCGATTGTTCTGTATTCCATTTCGTTCATCATAGCCATTTACCCACACAATCCAGACGGTATCTGGCTCTTTTGAACCTCATCTTCATTATACTTCAATTCTTTCTTTTTGGCAAGATATTCTTTTGCATTTGTCTTGCCGTATTTCTGGGAAATCAGGCTGACGAATACATCGGTTGCGTCCAGTTCCCCGTCAAACACCGTTGTAACATGAATCTCTGTTTTGTTTTTTGCCATAGGCAGTTATCCTCCATACATGAAAATAGCCAGACAGAGGGTGTCGGCAACGAAGTCCGGCAACGGGCTTCAAAAGACCTTGCAAACAATCTCAGTCTGGCGATAATACTATTTATACTTTTCTTTTATTTTTCTGTTGTTTTGGTTGTCATAAGGGAGAAAAGCCCGGAAATAAGGGATTTTCCCCGGCAACTGGCTCGGCAACGGAATAGCAACAGGGTGTGCAACGGGCTGTCATTTTCAGAATGGAAGCTCCATCTGTTCTGTGACCTCCACAAAACCGTCCATCATTTTTTCAGACGGGTTGCCGGGCTCCGTTGCCGGGTTTTCACGCTCCCAGCCCTTTTGTCTGCCATATTCGGGAAACATTCTTGGGTTTGGAAAGTACCTCCACCCGGAAATGCACTGGTTCATAATCTCGTTGATTTCCCGGATTTCCCATTGCTTCGGTTCGTCAAAGGCATGGTTTAAGGCTTCCTTGTAGAGCTGCTTGGAACAGACCATGCTCCCGGTGTACTTATCAAGATACGCCTGTATCATTCCGGCTTTGGTGTCCTCCGGCATAAAATCCCGCTGGTGTTCTTTGAGATACCGCTGCATGGCGGGGCTGAAAGCCAGCTTGAACCTGCCGCTTCGGTAAATCTCCATCGCTTCCGCCCACATCTGCTCAATATAGGCTCTGGAAGCAGCTTCGTCCTCCAAAATGTGAACCTCGGCTTGCTCCGGGTACACCATGACGGGGATAAAGCGGCGGTTGCCGGAACGGTCAAGGGGCAGGAAGTCAAGGGCATTGGAAGTGCCGCCAAACACGCACTGACGGGGGCGGTCTGCCGGGTGGGTTTCATAGGGTATCTTGTAAACCTCTTTCTGCCGGCTTAAAAATGACTTGATTTCCTCAATGCTCTTGGCGTTTGCGGTTGCCATCATTTCCGACATTTCGATAATCCAGTGACCTTGCAGCTTGCGATACACATTGTCATCGTCCAGCTTCCGCAAATCATCGGAGAACCACTCGTCCCGGACTGCCAGCAGACGGAAGAAGGTGGACTTGCCAGCCCCCTGACCGCCTACCAGACAGAGCATGATTTCAAACTTACACCCCGGCTGAAAGGCTCGTGAGATTGCACCCAGCAGGAACAGCTTCAACGCTTCATAGGTGTAATCGTCTGCGTCAGCCCCCAGAAAGTGCCGCAGACAGAAACGGATTCGTTCTGTCCCGTCCCACACAAGGGCACTTAGGTAGTCCCGGATGGGATGGTACTTGTTTTCATTCGCCACAATCCCGATGGCGTTATCAATCTTTTTCTCATTGGTAAGCCCGTAGGTTTCTTCCAGATAGAGAAGCAGATACTTCATGTCCGTATCGTTCAGGGCGGTGCTTTCTCTGTGGAAGCCGATGGGCTTTATGATGTCCTTGCGGTCAGTTAGAATGTTGTATGCGATAGCCCCGGAAAGCAGAGGGTCACGCTGGAATACGGTCAGGCAGTTCCGGATGCTCTGACGGACACCGCCTTTCTCGGTGGTTTCCAGCCCCGCCTTGATTTCCTCAATGCTCTGGGGCGGCTGCATGGCGTTCATGGTGTTTTTTAGTTCCTGCTGCGTCTGCGGCTGCAAGCTCTGCCATTCGCTGTTCAAGCTGTATCACATCCTTTCCGTAGTCCGTAATCAAAGCCGCTTTTTCCTCTGTCTCCCCGAACAGCAGCACATCCAGCAGATATTCCACTTGGTCTTGCTTCTGTAAGGCTTCCACAAACCGGGGATGAAAGGCTTCCTCCGGGGAGTGCGGGGCGTAGTCCGTTCTCCATGCCATAAGCAAGTGAAGATAATCGGTAAGAATACGGAAGCAACGGTTTTTTGCTTCCTGAAACTGTTCCTCCGGGGATTTCTGCCGGGGCTTGGGCTTTTTTACCTTCCCCGGCGGTTTCCAGTCCTCATAGGAAAGCCCGAAGTCCTGTGCCAGCTGTACGGCAGCTTCTTTCTTTCCCAGCCCATACAGGGCGGCGGCAAAATCAATCACATCCCCATCCGCACCGCAGCCGAAGCAGTGGTAACGCCGATCCAGCTTCATGCTTGGGGTTTTATCGTTATGGAACGGGCAACAAGCCATCCCGTTCCGACCTACATGGATTCCATAATGCTCCGCAGCCTGTCTTGTTGTGACGGACTGCTTCACAGCTTCAAATACATTCAAATCTATCCCTCCTTGAAAATAAGAAAAGCACCTGACATTCTCTGATTGAAAATGGCAAGTGCCTGTTAAAGTTCCATATCCTGTTGTTTGTGTTTTGTCTGCACCGGGGCAGTTCTTTGTGCTTTTTTCTCGTCCGCCTTATCCTGCAAGACTTCCTTGATAGGCTGCTTCTTGGGCGGCTCTTTGCTTTCCTCTGTGCCGGGTGTGGCTTTCCGTACCCAGTAGCGGATGTCCCGCAGTTTCTTCAAGTCCTCCTGTACCTCGGTCAGCGGTACTTTCAGGTCTGCGATTTCGCTGAGAAGCGTTTCCTGCTCCTGTTGCAGCTCCTTTTTCGTTTTATCCTTATCGTCCGGGTGCTTGGCAAGGTAGGCGGCGGCTTTCTCATACCGGGCAACCTCCAGGTGTTCCTGCTTGAACGCTTCCTTTGTTTTCTTGAAAAATATCTTCTGGTACTTCTCATAGACAGGCTTACATTCCTTGCAGTCTGTCCGGCTGGCAAGAATCCCGTCAATCACTTTGCTTCGGGCTTCCTTTGGCTTCATCTGATTGCGGTAATCTGCGGCTGATTTCCCGGAGGATTCCAGAAATGCTTCTAAGTCCTCCACAGTGGAAAGCCCCTTTTGCCGGAGATAGGACAGGGCTTCGCTGACTGCCTTTAAGTCCTGTGAAGTCCCCCGGTTCTGTCCAGCCCTTGTCCAGTCCTTCCGTTCTTCCTTTCGTATCGCCATATACTTCATCAGCAGATTGGGAAGAAGTGTCGCTTCCTCCGCCGCCTTTTGTGCAAGCAGCTCTTTCCGTTTTTCGCCCAGCTCGGTAATCCAGCCTTTGAGGTTTTGGATAAGCTGCCGGATGGACTTCATCAGATTGTTGGCAGCTCTGATTTCCCGGTTCAGGTTTCCGATATTCGTCTGGATACCCCGCTTTTCCATCTGCCGGACAGCAGCTCCCTCATGGACAGTAGGGACTATATCAAGCCCCTGTCTGGCATAGGAACGCAAGTCCACACGCTCCGGGCGGTCATTGGCTTCCAGATAGCGGTTCTGGATGACCTCCCATTCATGCCGCCAGATTTCACAATACTTCTGGTCGTTCCAGTCAACCGTATCCTCCTTGTGGCTTTTCCATCTGCCGGACGGAAGTTTGATCCGTTCCCCATTCTCGTCAAGGTCATAAACCTTGCGGCTCTTGGGAAGCCATTTCCCATGTTCGTCCATTGCCCTCATAGTGAGCAGGACATGGGCGTGGGGATTGTGTCCCGGCGGATGGGGGTCATGGATTGCAAAATCAGCAATCATGCCTTTGGAAACAAACTGCTGCTCACAAAACTCCCGTACAAGGACAGCGTACTGGTCAGGCGGTATCTCTCTGGGAATGGTAAGCACCCACCTCCTTGCAAGCTGGGAGTTCCATTGTTTTTCCACAGCTTCGGCGGCGTTCCATAGGGTATTGCGGTCTGCATACTCCGGCGGGGCATTTGCCGGGAGCAGGATTTCATTGTGGACGATACCACGCTTTTCCGGGTAGTGCTTCACTTGCTGGTCGTATTCACAGAACAGCTTTTCGCCACTCTGGTAAGCAGCGGCGGCAACCGCAGACTGTCGCTGGCTGCGCTGCACAATCGTGATTTCGTTGTGTGGACAGGGCATTTCGTGTCCCTCCTTTCGGTAATTGGTGGATGGGGTGGCGTTTTACCACCTCATTTTGGGCAGAAAAAAAGCAGGAGACCTTTTTCAGATTTCCTGCTCGGTGTGCCGCTGTATGGGCGGCGGGTATTTAGTTGTAAAAGTTCGGGGCAAGTTGCCCCGATGTGAAGCTGACAAACTGGAAATTATCGCTTTACTTTTGTTGTATCTTAGCCAAAACACTTTCTATTACAAGTGTTCCTGTTATAAAGGCTCCTACAAGGGTATAGTAGTCTAAGCCATACATCAATGGCAAAAGAGAAATAACTACCGTAATAATGGAAAGGACAAACAATGCTTTGAGAACACATTTCTTCTTCAATGAAAACAATGAAAGTAAGAAGATGGCAACAGTAAGTGTGGCTGTAATAAGTGGAGCAAAATTTGCATAGCCAAACGGTGTAAGGCTAAAGTATGAGAATGTTTCTTTTACTCTTTCTGTTGGAGATGTTGCAAAAATACAAACTGCTCCCAAGGGTAATAATTCTAACACTATTGTTAAAGCTGGCAAAACCGCTAAGCAGACTTTCTTCATGTTGTATATCTCCTTTACAAATTCCGATTTTCTTAATTCTACAAACTTGAATTTATTTTAATAAATATTTTTCAAATGCTTTGTGCGTGTCAAAGTGAACCTCTTTGAAAAATAAAACGAGCCAAATAATAAAAGCCGGAATAGCCATATATGGTGTTAAAAAATAAGACAACACTGCTCCTACTAACATTATGCCAGCCCATGTAAAACACTGATTTTTTATATCACGAGAAATATGAGCTTTATCATACAATGCCTGTTCTTCTTTCGGTAACGAATTAAATCCCGAAACAAATTTAGCCGCTCTTTCTTTAAATATTGCAAATAACACTCCTATAATCACAAATGGAATAACCAAAACTCCACATAGCCAAAACCCTATATTCATAGCATATTCCTCCTTCACAAATTGGAAGTTGTTAGTCGCTATCTTGTTTGCGGTTAAATTCAAAAACGACAGGTTCAAATTCAACTAAATGCTTATCTTGGGTGTTAGTTCCTTTAGGGTTCTCTATGCCGGTAACTTCATAGTATTCATCACTGTATTGTATTTTACTACCATCAAAATCTTTTTGAATGGATTTGACATATTCAAACGGATTTTCTATTGGTAACAAACTTAATGCCCGCTGTAGCTGTTGTACCGCTGTCCTCTGCTCATCGGTCAGTATTTTTTCTTCGTTTGCCATGTGTTCTTCAAATTTATTTTTATCCATCCAAACGATTTGCTCCAATGGGTTAGCAGTACCACAAGCCAAGATTAAACGGATAAAATCTTCAAAATTTGCCGCTAATGGATATACATTTTGGTCTACACAACTTTCTGGATTGCAGGCAAATACCATTTCTCCATATTCCGGCAAAAAGCAATACAGAATACATCCTTCAAATCCGATTGGATTTGCGTTGACGGGATAGCAAAAATACGGGTCTGCAATATCTCCATATTCTAAACATAAAGATCCCTTATCTATGGGAAGTGCCATATACTTTTCGTAAATTGTTTCCATTGATGTGCCTCCACAAAATTCCGATTTGTTGTCATCTTCATTATACTTCATTGGCTATCGAAAAGATAGCATATTTTATGAAACTTGTCGGCTGGGAACAGCTTGCAACGCAAGGTGTCCCCAGATGGCAAGTCCACAAAAGGGTAGCTGGCGGCAGCCAGCGCAGGGGAAGCGTAGCGTCCCCTGTTTGATTTGGAGCAGACCATGACTGCGGAAAATCACAGCCCTCCGGCGAGGAGCCTTCGGAGAACGCAATGCACCAACCTCTGGGTGGTGTATAATTGCGCCCTTAGTAAACTAAGGGGTTTCCGGCTTCTTCCGTTCCAGCAGTTTTTTCAATAGTTCCTGCGTGTCCTGCCTGTGAAAAATGAGTTTCAACAAC harbors:
- a CDS encoding PrgI family protein gives rise to the protein MAYVPVPKDLSKIKTKLAFNLTKRQLVCFSSAAAVGLPAYLFSRGSIGNSAAMFLMIGLMLPFFFLAMYERDGLPLEKVLKNIIRTRFLYPRVRPYKTENFYALLSARKEAQPIAKQQKGRKARRQKA
- a CDS encoding DUF7007 domain-containing protein → MPRKRTGYDAACYYDGKLLGRCTKADSDAYTLLMNACGGDAARVLREYAYFSPELKAILEKAALMQADRSRTGGMFHAPKNSPWGEVQSCETLYPGVFLVSTASHGGTMVANEVAAVLSPAAKKCGFKDKGYICYEEDAQESVVLRELLDKKLWNIPDRIKDKEQFEEKLNQSIRQYHPEYWRARQSGREAAEAARSTTPAKEAAR
- a CDS encoding SpoVG family protein, translated to MQEKTAGGTPAAPIKLDVSVRVIEPVKNLMGFASVKFNDCFVVENLKIVQGSKGLFLGMPSQPDGKGGYRDMAYPVTKEFREQLNTAVLQAYEAKLEQMAERGSVGRASISDQLKAGKAAAEQAKAERPPKEKPSRSAER
- a CDS encoding VirB6/TrbL-like conjugal transfer protein, CD1112 family → MDFIIDAIVEWLKGLLVDGIMGNLDGLFDNINQSVGEIATQVGTTPADWNAGVFSMIRQISETAILPIAGVILTFVMTYELIQMLIERNNLHEVDTWMFFKWVFKTFVAVMILTNTFNIVLAVFDVSQHVIQQSAGIIQNGTEITPDVLDSLRTELEAMELGPLFGLWLQSFLIQLTMIALNIVIFVIVYGRMIEIYLLTSLAPIPFATVPNRETGHMGQNYFRSLFAVGFQGLLILVCVAIYAVLIQSIATDGDPIGAIWGCVGYTVLLCFTLFKTGSLAKSIFGCH
- a CDS encoding recombinase family protein; the protein is MAMMNEMEYRTIGSALAGGYRAAVYCRLSKDDDLQGESASIANQRDMLEKYCEKQGWEVVAVYQDDGFTGLNMERPDLQRMLRAIERRQINLVITKDLSRLGRNYLQTGHLIEDFFPRNGVRYIAMNDGIDTLRDNNDIAPFKNILNEMYSKDISKKVHSSYLLKAQKGQFTGCLAPFGYRKDPEDKNHLLIDEETAPIVRLIFGYALNGHGPNYIRRRLEEEKIPCPTWWNRERGLRNTRTKWEKKDPENGRYMWDFSVIKDLLMNPVYTGAIASQKKDYRFKIGTIGEKKPEDWIVVEGQHEPLIDRMSFDIVQNKLKSRQRPGQTNEISLFAGLLKCGECGKSLTVRYTNAKHPQQIYSCKTYNAFGKNHCTQHRIDYDTLYSHVLRKIRECARAALMDGEAVADRLTNTCEAEQREQREAMERSLTRDEERIEVLDKMVMRLYEDMIAGRISEQNFNTMLEKTQTEQTELKTKVSEGRKRLSDEVQLANDAKQWVEAIQEYANITELDAATLNRLIKEIVVHERIDEDKTRHISIEIHFNLKPIPEVEQVTA
- a CDS encoding virulence-associated E family protein, with translation MNAMQPPQSIEEIKAGLETTEKGGVRQSIRNCLTVFQRDPLLSGAIAYNILTDRKDIIKPIGFHRESTALNDTDMKYLLLYLEETYGLTNEKKIDNAIGIVANENKYHPIRDYLSALVWDGTERIRFCLRHFLGADADDYTYEALKLFLLGAISRAFQPGCKFEIMLCLVGGQGAGKSTFFRLLAVRDEWFSDDLRKLDDDNVYRKLQGHWIIEMSEMMATANAKSIEEIKSFLSRQKEVYKIPYETHPADRPRQCVFGGTSNALDFLPLDRSGNRRFIPVMVYPEQAEVHILEDEAASRAYIEQMWAEAMEIYRSGRFKLAFSPAMQRYLKEHQRDFMPEDTKAGMIQAYLDKYTGSMVCSKQLYKEALNHAFDEPKQWEIREINEIMNQCISGWRYFPNPRMFPEYGRQKGWERENPATEPGNPSEKMMDGFVEVTEQMELPF
- a CDS encoding CHC2 zinc finger domain-containing protein — its product is MNVFEAVKQSVTTRQAAEHYGIHVGRNGMACCPFHNDKTPSMKLDRRYHCFGCGADGDVIDFAAALYGLGKKEAAVQLAQDFGLSYEDWKPPGKVKKPKPRQKSPEEQFQEAKNRCFRILTDYLHLLMAWRTDYAPHSPEEAFHPRFVEALQKQDQVEYLLDVLLFGETEEKAALITDYGKDVIQLEQRMAELAAADAAGTKKHHERHAAAPEH
- the mobQ gene encoding MobQ family relaxase encodes the protein MPCPHNEITIVQRSQRQSAVAAAAYQSGEKLFCEYDQQVKHYPEKRGIVHNEILLPANAPPEYADRNTLWNAAEAVEKQWNSQLARRWVLTIPREIPPDQYAVLVREFCEQQFVSKGMIADFAIHDPHPPGHNPHAHVLLTMRAMDEHGKWLPKSRKVYDLDENGERIKLPSGRWKSHKEDTVDWNDQKYCEIWRHEWEVIQNRYLEANDRPERVDLRSYARQGLDIVPTVHEGAAVRQMEKRGIQTNIGNLNREIRAANNLMKSIRQLIQNLKGWITELGEKRKELLAQKAAEEATLLPNLLMKYMAIRKEERKDWTRAGQNRGTSQDLKAVSEALSYLRQKGLSTVEDLEAFLESSGKSAADYRNQMKPKEARSKVIDGILASRTDCKECKPVYEKYQKIFFKKTKEAFKQEHLEVARYEKAAAYLAKHPDDKDKTKKELQQEQETLLSEIADLKVPLTEVQEDLKKLRDIRYWVRKATPGTEESKEPPKKQPIKEVLQDKADEKKAQRTAPVQTKHKQQDMEL
- a CDS encoding DUF3784 domain-containing protein → MNIGFWLCGVLVIPFVIIGVLFAIFKERAAKFVSGFNSLPKEEQALYDKAHISRDIKNQCFTWAGIMLVGAVLSYFLTPYMAIPAFIIWLVLFFKEVHFDTHKAFEKYLLK